A window of the Henckelia pumila isolate YLH828 chromosome 3, ASM3356847v2, whole genome shotgun sequence genome harbors these coding sequences:
- the LOC140891630 gene encoding probable anion transporter 3, chloroplastic, with protein sequence MACLNRVKLPHSACNHVSSLGPIDKKIFFSSFKKGCLSTKKNWSLSLNTLMATGERLGSRLYEGERDRFEKGMRRIRGGCVVKCAAEGIERGLFVGRREGGFLAEERFKVAAMVAAVMCLCNADRVVMSVAIVPLAAKHGWSNSFLGIVQSSFLWGYMCSSVIGGALVDKYGGKRVMAWGAALWSLATLLTPWAANHSTASLLAVRAFFGLAEGVALPSMNNLLARWFPTHERATAVGMSMGGFQFGNVVGLVLAPLAMSLIGGISGPFILFSFLGFLWVTMWGNKVASTPQESSSISKSELRLIQAGKSDSYAKKDKLPPLSLLLSKLPTWAIIFANITNNWGYFVLLSWMPVYFRTVFEVNLKQAAWFSAVPWGTMAISGYVAGMASDYLIKSGYSTTTTRKIMQSIGFIGPGIALLCLNFAKTPSVAAVFLTVALSFSSFSQAGFLLNMEDIAPQCSGFLHGISNSAGTLAAIISTVGTGFFVQWLGSFQAFLTLTACLYFITAIFWNLYATGERVF encoded by the exons ATGGCTTGCCTGAACCGCGTCAAACTACCACACTCTGCATGCAATCACGTTTCCAGTCTGGGTCCGATCGataaaaagatatttttttCGTCTTTCAAGAAGGGATGTCTTTCAACCAAAAAAAATTGGAGCTTGAGTTTGAATACATTAATGGCGACTGGAGAAAGATTGGGGAGTCGTCTGTATGAAGGGGAGAGGGATCGGTTTGAGAAGGGTATGAGGAGGATTAGGGGTGGTTGTGTGGTGAAGTGCGCGGCGGAGGGGATAGAGAGGGGGCTGTTTGTTGGGCGGAGGGAGGGCGGATTCCTGGCGGAGGAGAGGTTCAAAGTGGCGGCGATGGTGGCGGCCGTGATGTGTCTGTGTAATGCAGATAGAGTTGTGATGTCTGTTGCCATTGTTCCTCTTGCTGCTAAACATGGATGGAGCAATTCTTTCTTGGGCATTGTCCAG TCATCCTTTTTATGGGGGTATATGTGTTCCTCGGTAATTGGAGGAGCCTTGGTTGACAAATACGGTGGAAAACGAGTTATGGCGTGGGGTGCGGCTTTGTGGTCATTAGCTACTCTTCTCACTCCATGGGCAGCAAATCATTCCACCGCCAGCCTCTTGGCTGTGCGTGCTTTCTTTGGGCTAGCCGAAGGGGTTGCTCTACCTTCAATGAACAATCTTTTGGCAAG ATGGTTCCCTACACACGAAAGAGCTACTGCTGTTGGTATGTCGATGGGAGGATTTCAGTTCGGAAATGTTGTGGGATTGGTATTGGCCCCCCTTGCAATGTCGCTAATTGGCGGCATTTCAGGCCCTTTCatcctcttttcttttcttggaTTCCTTTGGGTTACAATGTGGGGAAATAAGGTTGCCAGTACTCCTCAAGAATCCAGTTCTATCAGTAAATCCGAGTTGCGGTTGATCCAAGCTGGGAAATCTGATTCTTATGCTAAAAAAGACAAGCTTCCGCCACTAAGCCTCCTATTATCAAAATTGCCCACTTGGGCCATCATCTTTGCTAATATCACTAATAATTGG GGGTACTTTGTGCTTCTATCATGGATGCCTGTCTATTTTAGAACT GTGTTTGAGGTGAACTTGAAGCAAGCAGCATGGTTTAGTGCTGTTCCATGGGGAACAATGGCGATCTCAGGCTATGTTGCTGGGATGGCATCAGACTACTTGATCAAATCTGGCTACTCCACAACGACTACGAGGAAAATCATGCAG TCCATTGGCTTTATCGGTCCTGGGATTGCTTTGTTGTGCTTGAACTTCGCCAAAACGCCATCAGTCGCTGCTGTATTTCTAACAGTAGCTCTAAGTTTCAGTTCCTTCAGCCAAGCTGGCTTTTTACTGAATATGGAA GATATTGCACCACAGTGTTCAGGATTTCTTCACG GGATTTCAAATTCAGCTGGAACACTTGCGGCAATCATCAGTACAGTCGGAACAGGATTCTTTGTACAATGGCTAGGATCCTTCCAAGCATTCTTAACTCTCACGGCGTGTCTCTATTTTATTACAGCCATCTTTTGGAATCTCTACGCTACCGGAGAACGAGTTTTTTAG